The following are encoded in a window of Dehalococcoidia bacterium genomic DNA:
- a CDS encoding phosphohydrolase: MAGKCPGQDSKNLRSAVYKCPSCGDLVEIFSDEARFRCKKCGQYVYREKAPSCMEWCPSARQCLGEERWKQLMGLDNK, translated from the coding sequence ATGGCTGGAAAATGCCCCGGTCAGGATAGCAAAAATCTGCGCTCGGCAGTGTACAAATGCCCGTCCTGCGGCGACCTTGTTGAAATATTCTCGGATGAAGCTCGCTTTCGCTGCAAGAAGTGCGGCCAGTACGTCTACCGCGAAAAGGCGCCTTCCTGCATGGAATGGTGTCCATCAGCCCGCCAGTGCCTGGGCGAAGAAAGATGGAAACAGCTTATGGGGCTGGATAATAAGTAA
- a CDS encoding iron-sulfur cluster assembly scaffold protein yields MADNQHTGDGALDQYWAFLKETYRQKYSEVAADHMVFPRNSGELSDHSCFGIVNDDHDETMAIWLKIEDGKVTDATFTCDECVTCTACASVITELARGKTTAEVLAITPQEVIDTLQGLPEEDQHCAELAVETIQAAVNDYLRNQQPAVS; encoded by the coding sequence ATGGCCGACAATCAACATACGGGTGATGGGGCTCTGGACCAATACTGGGCCTTCCTGAAAGAGACCTACCGCCAGAAGTATTCGGAAGTGGCTGCCGACCACATGGTCTTCCCGCGCAACTCGGGCGAGCTTTCCGATCACTCGTGTTTCGGGATAGTGAACGATGACCATGACGAGACGATGGCCATCTGGCTCAAGATAGAGGATGGCAAGGTCACAGATGCCACATTCACCTGCGACGAGTGCGTTACCTGCACCGCCTGCGCCAGCGTTATCACCGAACTTGCCAGGGGGAAGACGACGGCAGAGGTTCTGGCTATTACCCCGCAGGAAGTGATTGACACGCTTCAGGGATTACCTGAAGAAGACCAGCATTGCGCAGAACTGGCGGTGGAAACCATCCAGGCCGCCGTCAATGATTACCTACGAAACCAGCAGCCGGCGGTCTCCTGA
- a CDS encoding indolepyruvate oxidoreductase subunit beta, producing MIKLNIIITGVAGQGVELAGDIIEEVARERGLDVKKKDNQGISQRDGSIITRLSVGEDASAASSGEGEADILLAFEKVEAARCSEYLRNGGIAIVNDMAVARPSVNPGSEAYPDDAQILYLLSLRSAEVMVIEASLRATESGNPDVLSTVMLGALSMLTPFNPDLWEKVIARKVPPGTLDVNLAAFGTGRREMLRILDGVPGEGECSGHEHDDDCGCH from the coding sequence ATGATTAAACTCAACATAATCATCACGGGCGTGGCAGGGCAGGGGGTGGAACTAGCCGGCGACATTATTGAGGAGGTCGCGAGGGAGAGGGGCCTGGATGTCAAGAAAAAGGACAACCAGGGCATATCCCAGCGTGACGGCAGCATCATTACCCGGTTGAGCGTCGGTGAAGATGCGTCCGCTGCGTCATCCGGCGAGGGCGAAGCGGATATTTTGCTGGCATTTGAAAAAGTGGAAGCCGCCAGGTGCAGTGAATACCTGAGGAACGGCGGCATCGCTATCGTGAATGATATGGCCGTTGCGCGGCCCTCCGTCAACCCCGGCAGCGAAGCTTACCCGGATGATGCACAGATACTGTATTTGTTATCTCTCCGTTCGGCTGAAGTAATGGTTATCGAAGCTTCTCTCCGTGCCACAGAGAGTGGAAATCCCGACGTACTCAGTACCGTTATGCTGGGGGCGCTCTCGATGCTTACGCCCTTTAATCCCGATCTGTGGGAGAAAGTAATAGCTAGAAAAGTGCCTCCTGGAACGCTGGATGTGAATCTAGCGGCTTTCGGAACGGGAAGACGCGAGATGCTGCGGATTTTAGACGGAGTACCGGGTGAAGGCGAATGCTCCGGCCATGAACACGATGACGATTGCGGCTGCCACTAG
- a CDS encoding flavin reductase family protein: MSQKITLGPRPLVYPMPSFLVGANVEGNANFMAVAWGGIACSRPPMVSVALQHHRHTYKGIKDKGTFSVNIPSQDQVVETDYCGIVSGAKRDKNKVCGFNIFYGKLETAPMIEQCPFNLECKVVHILGLGSHALIIGEVIETYVNQDCLTEGEPDVTKIKPFIYSEGTIAQYQAFGEVLAPAFKVGRKLKTS, translated from the coding sequence ATGTCACAAAAAATAACGCTCGGCCCGCGGCCGCTGGTCTATCCCATGCCCAGCTTCCTGGTGGGAGCCAATGTGGAAGGCAACGCCAATTTCATGGCGGTAGCCTGGGGAGGAATTGCCTGCAGCCGCCCGCCTATGGTCAGCGTGGCGCTTCAGCATCACCGCCACACCTACAAGGGGATTAAGGACAAAGGGACTTTTTCGGTCAATATCCCGTCGCAAGATCAAGTAGTGGAAACCGATTACTGCGGTATCGTCTCCGGGGCGAAGAGGGACAAGAACAAGGTCTGCGGCTTTAATATCTTTTACGGCAAGCTCGAAACAGCCCCGATGATAGAGCAATGCCCCTTCAATCTGGAATGCAAGGTTGTCCACATCCTCGGCCTGGGCAGCCACGCCCTGATTATCGGAGAGGTCATCGAGACTTATGTAAACCAGGATTGTCTGACGGAAGGCGAACCTGACGTCACCAAAATCAAGCCCTTCATATACAGTGAAGGGACGATAGCCCAGTATCAGGCCTTCGGCGAAGTGCTGGCGCCCGCATTCAAAGTAGGCCGTAAGCTCAAGACTTCTTAA